The Paenibacillus sp. FSL R7-0204 genome includes a region encoding these proteins:
- a CDS encoding PepSY domain-containing protein: MKQNSTNKSKMYKAVIGMVVFLLLAWVAFRIFGKDSEPLLSRDQATLAVLSEYPGKVDNLKLQAGAYVAELQTEQGRYELKLDGVTGEILSIVLLKRTDEPAVQPTPAATPAPSGGAAVTPSPSPSPAAQSVVSEEEAVRLALLEVPGKLDDVDTGIDAAGAYYLVEIHTSDGREAVVQVNAISGHMMSVTWEEPDGEDS; encoded by the coding sequence ATGAAGCAGAATTCAACGAACAAGAGCAAAATGTACAAGGCAGTCATAGGTATGGTTGTCTTCCTGCTGCTGGCTTGGGTTGCCTTCCGGATATTCGGGAAGGATTCGGAGCCGCTGTTATCCAGAGATCAGGCTACGCTGGCTGTGCTGAGCGAATATCCCGGTAAGGTAGACAATCTGAAGCTGCAAGCAGGAGCTTATGTAGCAGAGCTTCAGACAGAGCAAGGACGGTACGAGCTGAAGCTGGACGGAGTGACCGGCGAGATTCTCTCCATCGTGCTGCTGAAGCGCACGGACGAACCGGCGGTGCAGCCTACGCCTGCCGCTACTCCAGCTCCATCTGGCGGAGCTGCCGTTACCCCGTCACCATCCCCTAGCCCAGCGGCACAGAGCGTAGTCTCCGAAGAGGAGGCTGTCAGGCTGGCTCTGCTTGAGGTACCGGGGAAGCTGGACGATGTGGATACGGGAATCGATGCGGCGGGCGCTTATTATCTGGTGGAGATTCATACTTCAGACGGACGGGAGGCCGTAGTCCAGGTGAATGCAATCTCGGGCCATATGATGTCTGTGACCTGGGAAGAGCCGGATGGAGAGGATTCCTAG
- the aroD gene encoding type I 3-dehydroquinate dehydratase, whose product MSGTVTVKNITLGEGMPKICVPLVGTTRTELREEAEALIALAPDVVEWRSDFFTEVEDMNAVTQVLEDIQRLLPEIPLIFTFRSAREGGEKEISTEYYFRLIQAAVESGLVDIVDVELFQEEAEVRRLIATAHSQAVFVILSNHDFDGTPSEDEIVSRLCRAQELGGDLPKIAVMPQGPADVLTLLAATNRMQEQYADRPIITMAMNGEGVISRLAGEIFGSALTFGAAHKPSAPGQVAVAELRGVLTLLHRSL is encoded by the coding sequence TTGAGCGGTACAGTAACTGTGAAGAATATAACCCTCGGAGAAGGGATGCCCAAAATCTGTGTTCCGCTGGTCGGAACGACGCGGACGGAGCTGCGTGAAGAAGCTGAGGCGCTGATCGCACTGGCGCCGGATGTGGTGGAATGGCGCAGTGATTTTTTCACGGAGGTGGAAGATATGAATGCCGTGACCCAGGTGCTGGAGGATATCCAGCGCCTGCTGCCGGAGATTCCGCTGATCTTCACCTTCCGCAGTGCCAGAGAAGGCGGCGAGAAGGAAATTTCCACCGAATACTACTTCCGTCTGATCCAAGCGGCGGTAGAGAGCGGGCTGGTGGATATTGTGGATGTGGAGCTGTTCCAAGAGGAAGCGGAGGTCCGCAGACTGATTGCAACAGCGCATAGTCAGGCGGTGTTCGTAATTCTCTCGAATCATGACTTCGACGGGACACCGTCCGAAGATGAGATTGTCTCCCGGCTGTGCCGGGCGCAGGAGCTGGGCGGCGATCTGCCGAAGATTGCCGTAATGCCGCAAGGTCCAGCCGATGTGCTGACCCTGCTGGCGGCGACGAACCGGATGCAGGAGCAGTATGCGGACCGTCCGATCATTACGATGGCGATGAATGGGGAGGGCGTGATCAGCCGGCTGGCCGGAGAGATCTTCGGCTCGGCGCTGACTTTCGGTGCGGCGCATAAGCCTTCGGCACCGGGGCAGGTGGCGGTTGCCGAGCTGCGCGGGGTGCTTACGCTGCTGCACCGCAGCTTGTAG
- a CDS encoding sensor histidine kinase gives MKLRSTIHLYSSVLFAVLLILMNLFIYAVFSRMSLDSQLGQASAETARIAAAMRKAGDGVTAPELLRAYVPVEGMLRLLSADGSGPAPVTSASGQEVSRMNPVYHSGKQAERVRVDGRLYAFVSVPVIWTDGNVLNVQMTKSLESTMETLRVLRIVLAGATLVALLPLLLSSRLLSGLIMRPIVQMTATMREIQSSGKFRRLPLKEHSKDELVEMGHTFNEMIGLLESNYVKQEKFVSDASHELRTPLTVIESYASLLKRRGLEHPELFDESVEAIHSEAVRMKEMTEQLLLLAKHPEQWELELKVIDLEELAHSSAKAFHNAYGREVVVQVKGPAEGYSDEAKLRQLLFIFLDNARKYSDEQITVRIEAAGQERMIVITDRGIGIPPEELPKIFDRFYRVDEARTRKNGGAGLGLSLAAEIAGAIGAELSMDSTAGLGTSVTIRMAADRRGGGQ, from the coding sequence ATGAAGCTGCGGAGCACCATTCATCTGTATTCCAGCGTGCTGTTCGCCGTGCTGCTTATCCTCATGAATCTGTTCATCTATGCCGTGTTCAGCCGGATGTCACTAGACAGCCAGCTCGGGCAGGCATCTGCCGAGACGGCCAGAATTGCTGCCGCGATGAGAAAAGCGGGAGACGGGGTAACGGCACCGGAGCTGCTCCGGGCTTATGTGCCGGTGGAGGGAATGCTGAGGCTGCTCTCTGCGGACGGTAGCGGACCGGCGCCGGTTACCTCAGCCTCCGGGCAGGAGGTCAGCCGGATGAATCCGGTCTACCATTCCGGGAAGCAGGCAGAGCGGGTCCGGGTGGACGGACGCTTGTATGCGTTCGTGAGCGTTCCGGTCATCTGGACGGACGGGAACGTCCTGAATGTCCAGATGACCAAAAGTCTGGAGAGCACGATGGAAACGTTGCGGGTGCTGCGGATAGTCCTGGCCGGGGCTACGCTTGTGGCGCTGCTTCCGCTGCTGCTCTCCAGCCGCCTGTTGTCGGGCCTGATTATGCGGCCCATCGTCCAAATGACGGCGACCATGCGGGAGATTCAGAGCAGCGGGAAATTCCGCAGGCTTCCGCTGAAAGAACACTCGAAGGATGAGCTGGTGGAGATGGGGCATACCTTCAATGAAATGATCGGCCTCTTGGAGAGCAATTATGTGAAGCAGGAGAAATTCGTGTCAGATGCCTCCCATGAGCTGCGCACACCGCTGACGGTTATTGAGAGCTATGCCAGTCTGCTGAAGCGCAGAGGGCTGGAGCACCCGGAGCTGTTCGATGAATCGGTTGAGGCCATCCATTCCGAAGCTGTGCGGATGAAGGAAATGACGGAGCAGCTACTACTGCTGGCGAAGCACCCGGAGCAGTGGGAGCTGGAGCTGAAGGTGATTGATCTCGAAGAACTGGCCCATTCTTCGGCGAAGGCTTTTCATAATGCGTACGGGAGAGAGGTCGTAGTTCAGGTCAAGGGGCCGGCTGAGGGCTATAGCGATGAAGCGAAGCTCCGGCAGCTGCTGTTCATCTTCCTGGACAATGCCCGCAAATACAGCGATGAGCAGATAACCGTGCGTATTGAGGCTGCCGGGCAGGAACGGATGATAGTGATTACTGACCGCGGCATTGGAATTCCGCCGGAGGAGCTGCCGAAGATATTCGACCGTTTCTATAGAGTCGATGAGGCGAGAACCCGTAAGAACGGAGGGGCAGGCCTGGGGCTGTCGCTTGCCGCAGAGATCGCGGGGGCGATTGGAGCGGAGCTGTCCATGGATAGTACGGCAGGCCTGGGAACCTCGGTGACGATCCGCATGGCTGCGGACCGCAGGGGAGGTGGACAATGA
- a CDS encoding 3'-5' exonuclease produces MDYIILDIEFNGRKFASEHPMEVIEIGAVRLDASLQVKDEFSALIRPIYFSTLNSFIKKKTGIPQEDIDVASRFPKVITAFRTWLDQSADGVLLLTWGGEDMKRIIQDVRMHKMDDAYWMEATYFDLLKGVLRARGLSNDISVEGAMALFGLEPSGSAHRALDDAKMTAEIFRAVFSELDFGRSQHYVDTFSNARERKTVKIAIKAMTAQKIVPTWELVAEHYFPAEDALADPRKLAELKAYFAAQLGKK; encoded by the coding sequence GTGGATTATATTATTCTGGACATCGAATTCAACGGCCGCAAATTTGCCAGCGAGCATCCCATGGAGGTCATTGAGATCGGAGCGGTCCGGTTAGACGCTTCATTGCAGGTTAAGGATGAATTCTCAGCCTTGATCAGACCCATATACTTCTCCACCCTGAATTCATTCATCAAGAAAAAAACCGGCATCCCCCAGGAGGATATCGACGTCGCCAGCCGGTTCCCGAAGGTCATTACCGCCTTCAGAACGTGGCTTGACCAAAGCGCTGACGGCGTGCTGCTCTTAACCTGGGGCGGCGAGGATATGAAACGGATTATCCAGGATGTGCGGATGCACAAGATGGATGATGCCTACTGGATGGAGGCCACCTACTTCGATCTGCTCAAGGGCGTCCTGCGCGCCCGCGGCCTCAGTAACGACATCAGCGTCGAAGGGGCCATGGCCCTCTTCGGCCTGGAGCCTTCCGGCTCCGCCCACCGTGCGCTGGACGATGCCAAGATGACGGCGGAGATCTTCCGCGCAGTCTTCAGCGAGCTGGACTTCGGACGGTCGCAGCATTATGTCGATACCTTCTCGAACGCCAGGGAGCGCAAGACGGTTAAGATCGCTATCAAAGCGATGACCGCCCAGAAAATCGTCCCTACCTGGGAGCTGGTCGCCGAGCATTACTTCCCTGCGGAGGATGCCCTGGCGGACCCCCGGAAGCTGGCAGAGCTTAAGGCGTATTTCGCCGCCCAGCTCGGCAAGAAATAA
- a CDS encoding MerR family transcriptional regulator has protein sequence MEYTVQKLGTLAGISARTLRYYDEFGILKPARINSSGYRIYGQAEVDLLQQILFYRELGLGLEAIRDIVHSPSFDGARALREHHDQLLQRRAQLDRLIANVEQTIAHTEGRSIMSNQEKFAGFKQKLIDDNEQKYGQEIREKYGAEAVEQSNRKLSHMTEEQYAALQQLEADMFASLEQAMEDGDSASELAQKAADLHRQWLSFYWDTYTKEAHAGVAQMYVQDERFTAYYDQHRPGMAAFLRDAVHVYTGAKQ, from the coding sequence ATGGAATATACGGTGCAGAAGCTGGGGACACTTGCGGGGATCAGTGCACGGACCCTGCGGTATTACGATGAATTCGGCATTCTGAAGCCGGCCAGAATCAATTCCTCGGGATACCGGATCTACGGCCAGGCCGAGGTGGACCTGCTGCAGCAGATTCTGTTCTACCGGGAGCTGGGCCTCGGCCTGGAGGCGATCAGGGATATTGTCCACTCGCCCTCCTTCGACGGGGCCCGCGCCCTGCGCGAGCACCATGACCAGCTGCTTCAGCGGAGAGCGCAGCTGGACCGGCTCATCGCGAACGTCGAGCAGACCATTGCACACACAGAAGGGAGAAGTATAATGAGCAATCAGGAGAAATTCGCAGGCTTCAAGCAGAAGCTGATTGACGATAACGAGCAGAAGTACGGCCAGGAGATCCGGGAGAAATACGGCGCGGAAGCCGTGGAGCAGTCGAACCGCAAGCTGAGCCATATGACGGAGGAGCAGTACGCTGCCCTTCAGCAGTTGGAGGCTGATATGTTCGCGTCACTAGAGCAGGCGATGGAGGATGGCGATTCGGCCAGCGAGCTGGCACAGAAGGCCGCTGACCTGCACCGTCAGTGGCTAAGCTTCTACTGGGATACGTACACCAAGGAAGCCCATGCCGGTGTTGCCCAGATGTATGTCCAGGATGAGCGCTTCACCGCTTATTACGACCAGCACCGCCCCGGCATGGCCGCGTTCCTGCGGGATGCAGTGCATGTGTATACCGGAGCGAAGCAGTAG
- a CDS encoding DUF4132 domain-containing protein translates to MKIGNAEWETQWYADVESKAKGLKGEGAELAGLLAEFSKNRYLHEGEDSLDRFLVIMDDRAAAAQTDFTGYWEPLIGVMQQLYSTHTVELARYIVNHAVEYPYSIGYLRRPFRTREVQPHRLQILRKINALIYMELIEFSLPEYLKGDYEKDYSISYRVDVAVPDIVSYELNRSGSGMEELLKDAVYGDNQGALLSRNMIKGTFLSHNQAAVQMIGELLLAARLQEGLRQSIMETMDEGTIENNLYMLKVILDNDLVRYSSVVRALGVWTGMGLEAQNQRVAKQLIEGAYQVLTDEALRAEWLTSENANHVYLSLWGTAVYEENELIGKVDVLMEQGQSYQKIVAEYVLSGSQNREVRLSSARKYLTEQEPELLYWILTNYNYEYNRMWRGPKDNGPKIEVVTSPQLEDKSERQRDFSLLKDIFLNPDSRELTGTSKVLDFLQVNYTRDLPVQKMLYLISYDMDPAWVNELLALKDKLSTDIRGELLNYFVQHTEDTVQREFIFASLSDKSIKNRELALDLAQGLTLAEDELLMAEGLLKLKTGTLRQSVTRMLLNQPDEALKDSVRRLVQGKNALQRQAGLEIMTVLFQDEERQALFEAVRPLAEALEKPSDQERELIGRLSQKNEYTKANGFGLFDPKQTEEWLTQRPAADGFEWNQVFKLSLEQIKTFLKGLDNTIHKHRDVEYEVEYYSGYKDTLLIGTNLRPLQGYLINDEETGKSVLEQYPLHEVWAEYWDKSGWSARDLMELNFYISLDELDETLDNYDGYDTMGIDDDELSKQKLLSGWRKEFAAKVYPLEQLEAVVKLVDKLKYRWQVESLLDAFRADHKSPESFRLVNGAVNALVAAFPEEKLAADWPFLSVLADPWIDMVQKLWKGPEEFKEMFRTCYRFEGINGGEERDSIIGLKHYVEAFTGGIIREETLLKELLLSKDARNHMSWISSRRYDWIENSPEMVALRTRIIDRLLAVELGRGDLPTEVTGMTMGLQRIEGLDYCIRILSGLNKDTFIRGYVYGYGNNITKKESFSHLLKVCYPREGDHAERLKTLLQEYKLSDQKLLEAAMYAPQWIEIIAEYLGWEGLRSAAWYFHAHINESFSAEKETVVAHYSPITPQEFNDGAFDVNWFQSAYKELGQERFELLYDCAKYISAGANHRRSQLFADATLGKLNLEEMKQSVEQKRGKDHLLSYSLIPLNADREKDIRERYEFIQRFLAESKKFGAQRRASEGQAAQIALGNLARNAGYADVTRLIWDMEARKLDDYAAYFEPYELDEETFVSLSIDEEGQSDYVVTSKGKALKSVPARFKKHEWIEALKEAKSELTGQFRRARAELERSMESGSSFTPAEVAGLSRNPVLAPLISKLVLMSGDVLGYYDADQGALVSPAGESTALSGEAALRIAHPLDLYRSGQWSLYQKDLFDRQLRQPFKQVFRELYLPNEDELAHGVLSRRYAGHQVQPSKTVALLKGRQWTVSYEEGLQKVFYAENLIVRLYAMADWFSPADTEAPTLETVQFFDRKTYKGVPLDQVPPVLFSEVMRDVDLVVSVAHVGGVDPEASLTTVEMRRVIVSESLRLLKIENVRLDGNYARIDGTLGEYAVHLGSGQAYKQAAGALSIIPVHSQHRGRLFLPFLDEDPRTAEVLSKVVLLADDTKIKDPQILAQLSR, encoded by the coding sequence ATGAAAATCGGAAATGCAGAGTGGGAAACTCAGTGGTACGCGGATGTTGAGAGCAAAGCCAAGGGGCTGAAGGGGGAAGGCGCGGAGCTGGCAGGTCTGCTCGCGGAGTTCAGCAAGAACCGCTACCTTCATGAAGGGGAGGATTCGCTGGACCGCTTCCTTGTTATCATGGATGATCGCGCTGCGGCGGCTCAGACTGACTTTACCGGATACTGGGAGCCGCTGATTGGGGTCATGCAGCAGTTGTACAGCACACATACTGTTGAGCTTGCCCGTTACATAGTTAATCATGCAGTGGAGTACCCTTATTCCATAGGGTATCTGCGTAGGCCGTTCCGGACCCGGGAGGTGCAGCCACACCGGCTGCAGATCCTCCGCAAAATCAATGCCCTGATCTATATGGAGCTGATTGAATTCTCGTTGCCGGAGTACCTGAAGGGGGATTATGAAAAGGATTACAGTATCTCTTACCGCGTAGATGTTGCCGTTCCCGATATAGTCTCCTATGAACTGAACCGCAGCGGCAGCGGAATGGAGGAGCTGCTTAAGGATGCAGTGTACGGGGACAACCAGGGGGCACTGCTCAGCCGCAATATGATAAAGGGTACATTCCTCAGCCATAACCAGGCCGCTGTTCAGATGATTGGCGAGCTGCTGCTCGCTGCCCGGCTGCAGGAGGGACTGCGCCAGTCCATTATGGAGACGATGGATGAGGGGACGATAGAGAACAACCTGTATATGCTGAAGGTGATTCTGGACAATGATCTCGTGCGCTACAGCTCGGTGGTGCGTGCCCTGGGCGTATGGACAGGGATGGGCCTGGAAGCCCAGAACCAGCGGGTGGCGAAGCAACTGATTGAAGGAGCCTATCAGGTGCTGACGGATGAAGCGCTGCGGGCTGAGTGGCTGACAAGTGAGAATGCCAACCATGTCTACCTGAGCTTGTGGGGGACGGCTGTCTACGAGGAGAATGAACTGATCGGCAAAGTGGATGTCCTGATGGAACAAGGCCAGTCCTACCAGAAGATCGTAGCAGAGTATGTACTCTCCGGCAGCCAGAACCGGGAGGTGCGCCTGAGCAGCGCCCGTAAGTATCTGACAGAGCAAGAGCCGGAGCTGCTGTACTGGATTCTGACGAATTATAATTATGAGTATAACCGGATGTGGAGAGGGCCGAAGGATAATGGGCCGAAGATCGAGGTCGTAACGAGCCCGCAGCTTGAGGATAAAAGTGAACGGCAGCGCGACTTCAGCCTGCTGAAGGACATCTTCCTGAATCCGGACAGCCGGGAGCTGACCGGCACCTCTAAGGTGCTGGATTTCCTGCAGGTTAACTATACCCGTGATCTGCCGGTCCAAAAGATGCTCTATCTGATCTCCTATGATATGGACCCGGCCTGGGTCAATGAATTGCTGGCGCTGAAGGACAAGCTCAGCACGGACATACGGGGGGAGCTGCTGAATTACTTCGTGCAACATACGGAGGATACCGTGCAGCGCGAATTCATCTTCGCCAGCCTCTCCGACAAGAGCATAAAGAACCGGGAGCTGGCGCTGGACCTGGCGCAAGGGCTAACCCTGGCGGAGGATGAGCTGCTGATGGCCGAAGGGCTGCTGAAGCTCAAGACCGGTACGCTGCGGCAGAGTGTGACCCGGATGCTGCTGAATCAGCCGGATGAAGCGCTGAAGGACTCCGTCCGCAGACTGGTGCAGGGCAAGAATGCCTTGCAGCGTCAGGCGGGACTGGAGATTATGACGGTGCTGTTCCAGGATGAGGAGCGTCAGGCGCTCTTTGAAGCGGTCCGTCCGCTGGCGGAGGCGCTGGAGAAGCCTTCTGACCAGGAGCGCGAGCTGATTGGAAGGCTTAGCCAGAAGAATGAGTATACCAAGGCGAATGGTTTTGGCTTGTTTGATCCCAAGCAGACAGAGGAGTGGTTGACTCAGCGACCGGCAGCGGACGGATTCGAGTGGAATCAGGTGTTCAAGCTGTCCTTGGAGCAGATCAAGACGTTCCTTAAGGGACTGGATAACACGATTCACAAGCACCGTGATGTGGAGTATGAGGTCGAATACTACAGCGGATATAAGGATACGCTGCTGATCGGGACCAATCTCAGACCGCTGCAGGGGTACTTAATTAATGATGAGGAGACCGGCAAATCCGTCCTTGAGCAGTACCCGCTGCATGAGGTATGGGCTGAATATTGGGACAAAAGCGGCTGGAGCGCCCGGGACCTGATGGAACTGAATTTCTATATCAGTCTGGATGAGCTGGATGAGACTCTGGATAACTATGACGGCTACGATACGATGGGCATCGATGATGATGAACTTAGCAAGCAGAAGCTGCTGTCCGGCTGGCGGAAGGAGTTCGCAGCTAAGGTGTACCCGCTGGAGCAGCTCGAGGCTGTGGTGAAGCTGGTGGACAAGCTGAAGTACAGATGGCAGGTCGAATCGCTGCTGGATGCATTCCGCGCCGACCATAAGAGCCCGGAGAGCTTCCGGCTGGTAAATGGTGCGGTGAACGCCCTGGTGGCTGCCTTCCCCGAAGAGAAGCTGGCGGCGGACTGGCCCTTCCTCTCGGTGCTGGCAGATCCTTGGATCGACATGGTCCAGAAGCTGTGGAAGGGACCGGAGGAGTTCAAGGAGATGTTCCGTACCTGCTACCGGTTCGAGGGAATCAACGGCGGCGAAGAGCGGGACAGCATCATCGGGCTGAAGCATTATGTTGAGGCCTTCACCGGTGGAATCATCCGCGAGGAGACGCTGCTTAAGGAGCTGCTGCTGAGTAAGGATGCGCGCAACCATATGAGCTGGATCAGTTCACGCCGGTACGACTGGATTGAGAACAGTCCAGAGATGGTTGCACTGCGTACACGGATCATCGACCGTCTGCTGGCGGTTGAGCTGGGGCGCGGCGATCTGCCGACCGAGGTGACCGGCATGACGATGGGGCTGCAGCGGATCGAGGGGCTGGACTACTGTATCCGTATCCTGTCAGGGCTGAATAAGGATACCTTCATACGCGGATATGTGTACGGCTACGGCAACAATATTACGAAGAAGGAATCCTTCAGCCATCTGCTTAAGGTATGTTATCCGCGCGAGGGCGACCATGCGGAGCGGCTGAAGACCTTGCTGCAGGAATACAAGCTCTCTGATCAAAAGCTGCTGGAGGCCGCCATGTACGCCCCGCAGTGGATCGAGATTATTGCCGAGTACCTCGGCTGGGAAGGGCTGCGCAGTGCCGCCTGGTACTTCCATGCCCACATTAACGAGAGCTTCTCGGCCGAAAAAGAGACGGTGGTGGCGCATTATTCGCCGATCACGCCGCAGGAGTTCAACGACGGCGCCTTCGATGTGAACTGGTTCCAGTCCGCCTACAAGGAGCTTGGACAAGAGCGGTTCGAGCTGCTCTATGACTGTGCCAAATACATCTCTGCCGGTGCGAACCACCGCCGTTCCCAATTGTTCGCCGACGCCACGCTCGGCAAGCTGAACCTGGAAGAGATGAAGCAGTCTGTAGAGCAGAAGCGGGGCAAGGATCATCTGCTCAGCTACAGCCTGATCCCGCTGAATGCAGACCGGGAGAAGGATATCCGCGAGCGGTATGAATTCATCCAGCGCTTCCTGGCGGAGAGCAAGAAGTTCGGCGCACAGCGCCGTGCCAGCGAAGGCCAGGCCGCACAGATTGCCCTGGGCAACCTGGCTCGCAATGCCGGATATGCCGATGTTACCCGCCTGATCTGGGATATGGAGGCGCGCAAGCTGGATGATTATGCTGCGTACTTCGAGCCTTATGAGCTGGACGAAGAGACCTTCGTCTCGCTTAGTATCGATGAAGAAGGGCAAAGCGATTATGTAGTCACCAGCAAGGGGAAGGCGCTGAAGTCGGTGCCTGCACGCTTCAAGAAGCATGAGTGGATTGAGGCGCTGAAGGAGGCCAAGAGTGAGCTAACCGGACAATTCCGGCGCGCCCGGGCCGAGCTGGAGCGGTCGATGGAGTCCGGCAGCAGCTTCACACCAGCAGAGGTTGCCGGGCTGAGCCGGAATCCGGTGCTGGCACCGCTGATTAGCAAGCTGGTGCTGATGAGCGGCGATGTGCTGGGGTATTACGATGCGGATCAGGGGGCACTGGTCAGTCCTGCGGGCGAATCCACGGCCCTGAGCGGGGAGGCGGCGCTGCGGATTGCCCATCCGCTGGATCTATACCGCAGCGGACAATGGAGCCTGTATCAGAAGGATCTGTTCGACCGTCAGCTCCGCCAGCCGTTCAAGCAGGTCTTCCGCGAGCTGTACCTGCCGAATGAGGATGAGCTGGCCCATGGCGTGCTGTCCCGCCGTTATGCGGGCCATCAGGTGCAGCCGAGCAAGACGGTCGCCCTTCTGAAGGGGCGGCAGTGGACGGTCAGCTATGAGGAAGGGCTGCAGAAGGTGTTCTATGCCGAGAACCTGATCGTCCGGCTCTATGCCATGGCGGACTGGTTCTCGCCAGCGGATACCGAAGCGCCGACACTGGAGACTGTGCAGTTCTTCGACCGGAAGACCTACAAGGGCGTGCCGCTGGATCAGGTGCCGCCCGTGCTGTTCTCGGAGGTCATGCGGGATGTGGATCTTGTCGTCAGCGTAGCTCATGTCGGCGGCGTCGATCCGGAAGCGAGTCTGACGACTGTCGAGATGCGCCGGGTGATTGTCAGCGAGTCGCTGCGGCTGCTGAAGATTGAGAACGTCCGGCTGGACGGCAATTATGCGCGTATAGACGGTACACTGGGCGAGTACGCTGTGCATCTGGGCAGCGGCCAGGCGTACAAGCAGGCTGCGGGCGCCCTGTCGATTATTCCGGTGCATTCGCAGCACCGGGGCCGGCTGTTCCTGCCGTTCCTGGATGAGGACCCGCGCACAGCGGAGGTTCTCTCCAAGGTCGTGCTGCTCGCTGATGATACGAAGATCAAAGACCCGCAGATTCTGGCGCAGCTGAGCAGATGA
- a CDS encoding response regulator transcription factor: protein MTELILVVEDEVRIARLLQIELECEGYRVSIAGSGHQGLEMYQEQQPDLLLLDVMLPGFSGIELLRRIRAGDPDTPVLLLTAKSSVEDKVSGLDLGANDYITKPFQIEELLARVRAALRLASGRRRDESVNLLLADDLELNEATREVKRAGRSIELTPREFDLLVYLLKNKRQVLNREQIMAAVWGYDYYGDTNIVDVYIRYVRKKITLDHEPELIHTVRGVGYVLKDAP, encoded by the coding sequence ATGACAGAATTGATTCTGGTTGTGGAGGATGAGGTGAGAATTGCCCGTCTGCTGCAGATTGAGCTGGAATGCGAGGGATACCGTGTGTCCATTGCCGGCAGCGGCCATCAGGGGCTGGAGATGTACCAGGAGCAGCAGCCGGATCTGCTATTGCTGGATGTGATGCTGCCTGGATTCAGCGGCATAGAGCTGCTGCGGCGAATCCGGGCGGGTGATCCCGATACGCCTGTTCTGCTGCTTACGGCGAAAAGCTCGGTAGAGGATAAAGTGTCAGGCCTGGACCTTGGGGCCAATGATTATATTACGAAGCCATTTCAAATTGAGGAGCTGCTGGCCCGTGTCCGTGCTGCGCTGCGGCTGGCCTCGGGGCGGAGGAGAGACGAATCCGTCAACCTGCTGCTGGCAGATGATCTGGAGCTGAACGAAGCTACGCGGGAGGTGAAGCGGGCAGGCCGAAGCATCGAGCTGACTCCCCGGGAGTTCGACCTGTTGGTCTACCTGCTGAAGAATAAGCGCCAGGTGCTGAACAGGGAACAGATCATGGCCGCCGTCTGGGGATACGATTATTACGGCGATACGAATATTGTGGATGTCTATATCCGCTATGTCCGCAAAAAAATTACGCTGGACCACGAGCCTGAATTGATTCATACCGTGCGGGGCGTTGGTTATGTGCTGAAGGATGCCCCATGA
- a CDS encoding PepSY domain-containing protein, which translates to MKTKIWSSITAAALILGGAYGIGELKGSTAEAAASAKSQSQTLISVSQAEQIALKAAPGQVESIDLEKKASGTFYDIEIQQTKQEIDVRVDAYSGKVISVRKDADDDDSHKTLPASGGKLITAGKAAEAAQAAVKGTVTEIDLDRDHGGAVYEIEIRNGQVKTEVGVDAYTAKVVYTDTDSDEDDD; encoded by the coding sequence TTGAAGACAAAGATATGGAGCAGCATCACGGCGGCAGCACTTATTCTCGGAGGCGCTTATGGTATAGGCGAGCTGAAGGGCAGTACGGCGGAAGCAGCCGCATCGGCGAAGAGTCAGAGCCAAACGTTGATCAGTGTAAGCCAAGCTGAGCAGATTGCCTTGAAGGCAGCTCCGGGACAGGTGGAGAGCATCGATCTGGAGAAGAAGGCCAGCGGCACGTTTTACGATATCGAAATTCAGCAGACCAAGCAGGAGATAGATGTCCGGGTAGATGCCTATTCGGGAAAAGTGATCAGCGTGCGCAAGGATGCAGACGATGATGACTCTCATAAGACACTTCCGGCCTCAGGCGGGAAGTTGATTACCGCAGGCAAGGCGGCGGAGGCAGCCCAAGCTGCTGTGAAGGGGACGGTCACCGAGATTGATCTGGACCGGGATCACGGGGGCGCTGTCTATGAGATTGAAATCAGAAACGGGCAGGTCAAGACAGAAGTAGGTGTCGATGCGTATACTGCCAAGGTTGTGTACACCGATACCGATTCCGACGAGGATGATGATTGA